The stretch of DNA AGTTTGCAAGGATGTGGATTGAGAGGTCATGATGAATCTTCATATTCCCAAAATCGTGGTAATTTCATTGAGATTTTAAAACTATTTGGGAAATGGAATGCTAGTATTGAAGATGTTATCTTAGACAAGGCGCCGGGAAATGCAAGATATACCTCACCAGAAGTTCAAAAACAAATCTTGCATATTATTGGTAATAGAGTCAGAAATAAAATTCGTGATGAAATTGAAGATTCTAAGTTTTGTATTTTGGTGGATGAAGCGAAAGATGTATCTAACAAAGAACAGATGGctataatttaatatttgttgATGCCCATGGTTTTCTGCGGGAGCGTTTTTTTCAAATTGTGCATGTTCATGACACCACAGCTGCAacattcaagaaaaaaatatgtgATGTCCTCACTAGATATAATCTAGAAATTCATAATATGCGAGGTCAAGGGTATGATGGTGCTAGTAACATGAGTGGTGCTTTTAATGGATTGCAAGCTTTATTTCTTAAAGATTGGCCCTATGCATATTATGTACATTGTTTTGCCCATCGACTCCAACTAGCATTAGTTGAAGCAGCTGAAAAACAGATCTCTATATGGCTTTTCTTTTCAGATCTGACGATTATTGTCAATCTTGTTACATCTTCTTCCAAGCGCAATGCTGAGTTACAATCTTATCAAGTTAATGAAATTGCACGTTCTGTTGTTGCCGATGAACGCGAGACTGGTCGAAGAGCTAATCAGATTGGTACTTTGCATCGAGCAGGTACTACTCGTTGGAGCTCCCATTTTTATTCTATTTGCAGCTTGATAGATATGTATGATGCAACTAATAATGTGCTCGAAAATATTATCATTGATGGCACCTCTACTTCAATGCGCGAGGAAGCTGGTGGTTCATTAATAGTGATGAAGTCttttgatttcatttttattttgcatttGATGCATAAAATTATGGGGATTACAAATTTGCTTTGCTGTGCCTTGCAACAAAAATCTCTTGATATCATAAGTGCAATGGATTTGGTCTCTACGACTAAAGAACTTTTCCTGAGATTGAGAAATGATGGTTTTGATATTCTTCTTTCGTATATAAAATCATTTTGCACAAGATTGGATGTCGATATACCGGAGATGAGTTCTCATTATAAGCATTCTACTCGTTCATGCAAGAAAAAGGATACCATCACAGTTGAACATCACTTtcattatgatatatttaatgtTGCAATAGATTTTCAGTTGGAAGAGTTAAACTCTAGATTCAGTGAGGAGACAGTTGAACTTCTAATTCTCAGCTCTGCTTTGGATCCAAAAGATAATTTTATATGGTTCAACATTGACAAGATTTGTACTCTCGCTGAGAAGTATTATCCCGAGGACTTCACTGAACATGAATGCATCATTTGAGGTGTCAGCTACAACATTTTGAGCTCGATGTAGTTTGTCatgaaaattttcagaaaatgtccACTATCTCAGAATTGTGCCGAGGGTtatttgaaacaaaaaaattgCAACATTATGATTTGATTGACAAGTTAATTCGTCTAGTTTTAACTTTGCATGTTTCCACGACAACTACGGAGCGTGCATTTTCGGCTATGAAGCATGTTAAAACAGTTATTTGTAGTAAAATGGGCGATTGTTTTCTGACAGATTCTATGATTATCTACATTGAGATAGAGTTGGCTTCAAATATAGACTCAGATTCTATAATTGATTAATATTATACTTCGAAGAATCATAGATCACAGCTTCAATAGTAAGATTATGTCTATACGGATTAtctttgtatattttagtttaaaaatatttaatttaatcatcTAATATTGAATGAATGATTTTAGAGATATTCATTTTATTTGATCTTCATTAATTTTTCTTTGCATGATGATGGAGATATAATATTACATTTTCAATGGTTTGTCGGTTTCTGAATCTTACGAGTTCAATAACCAAAATATTGAAGATCTTGTTAATGAGAAACTGTTTGAGACTACGATGAACATGTATCATAgttataattttaattgttatggattgttttgtttttttttaaaaaaatttagcccGGCTAGATTTCAAATCTTGGCTCCACCACTGGCTGCAAATAATTTTGTTAATGAAGCTTTCTAGGTTTAGTCGGGTTAATATGGTTACACCCTCCGCtgatttaattttctttataatttttttcgtATTGGGTTTACATATTATCTAGCttgttttaaaaacaaaaacaaaaaactttTGGCTTGCATTTTATCgtctttaaaacaattttagttttttttattaatatccAATTCATTATATAAAATTGATTGGAAAATTTAAATATTGGGGCTTGCTAGCAAGAAAAATGCAAAAATTATACTCGACAAGTGTTCGACAAAATATAAATGTACGTAGGACCCAACGTTTgtcattttatcaaaaattagaGTTGGTGGTAACAATGTAACTCAAATCTTAACTCAAATATAAGTTTTGATTGCTATATCTAACAGAGATTATTATTgcactttttttattttacatttcCTATCATTTTactaattatttttcatattatttataatatattttcacTCTAATTTAATTTCTATTTTATGATATAAAACTTACATACTTATAATGAATGAAACCTCtaaccaaaataattttcgTCATGTCTTGCATTTTCCCATTTTCCACCTAACCTATATTTGACTTGAAATTTGCCAACTAAACACTagcaataaaataaaacattttcataataccATTAATTTAATTGACCCATATATAACACTAATCCTTTCGCACACAATTCCactttataaattaattaatttgaggCAATGTACACTAGAAATATATTGCTTTATTTCATAATGAAATCCAAGAAAAACTTTGTCGGGATCCGAacgctaatcatactcttaatcatcattaagacaatttaatcaattataataaacagggtctaaattttttttttaaatgcggaatgtaatgggattcaatctaatatacatatcagtattaaagtacaagtcttgtactatatatacaatcattcaactaaggtttaacaactaaatgttaAGTGtacaaaccctatctctaatccaagtccgtagtctccactctaatcacgatctttctttatctcctcgaccctgaacctgtcccacctgttgccatgcacacatacaaacacgacaacagccggataactccggtgagaataaaattccagtataaatcaatgaaacatgcaatcatataaacaatgtaaaagcatgtaacaaatatcagtgacatgtatcaaatctgaaacataatcaatatgaaatcttaaatcatactcgtgactccacggctcagactagactcaatcctagtctagggatcccggtttccagatgttggtattcctatatccaacatcagtaatagaaaaaaaaatccaattctatccacttcgatataaccaaacatccggtgtcttgacctatcaaTCACAGACTGTGGCATTATCGCCAATTCaactatcttgtgacaacgtgcaatgtgccagtgacgattccatcactatcgacacttatgtcacaagatcactcgtctaatactcgtctaatacctgctttctatacattcatagaacaagcatatcaaatccaatcaatgaacataataataataagtatgtgatttaggaaaactcaagtatatcctacttgagtcgatctcccaataccactgtggggcccttagctcgtaatcgttattacaaggcactttgattagggttaactaattacagcggaaaacgagtttaaaatttctttacaatgagcccaaaaatatctcttttataatttgaatactgaaaatagtatttaatctcaaatcataaaacacgcccacacgtaatcaaagccaatcacatacaaacaactcatatcctcgggacatgccccggtatatagatacatttatatatacatatatactgggaacaaaatataaacctcaactcaaactgtgactccctccagaagcaccctctccggtctcctgatatcctggagtacctgccattgtccacacacaaagacaaccaCAGCCCCCCTTgagggtgagcaaagctccgtatggaacaaccatcatatataccacaagtatctaaataatgatatatggtatgcaatgcatgtatgtcgtggaggtatcaggtaatatgcccatccactgagcacatgtcagaatcaaacgaatcgctatcaaatcaatgctcgagctggcacaccggcctcaataagggatactcgtatgatagcgtcgacaaagcgccatcaaatcccaaatctcatatccaatcatcggggccacaattgtctatgctttacgggtcatataataccaacataacaattgtgttcacaaaccccataatccaatcaaatcatatcagggtatccaaggatcatagctcaacgtgcatgtcatgtatcgatgtatgcatcaaacgatgtgtgttaacaaaacatttattttatacatcgatatctcaatcttaatgtcatgtatgccacataaatcgacacataaggcatatagacatgtattctcattccaatcaatcaaatcaatccaacatatatcatataatacagatacctgtcgtatgttacccggtcgcaacatacctcaattcttcgttccagtcgatgtagcttgaagatattgatattacactttatctacatcaataacatactcattccaatcaataacatactccaaaatcattaatattagtttcaaatatcatttgaaacttcaaaaaattcatatcaaatcaaaatcatatcataattcaattccgacttcgaatataagtttcttgtcggttattctactaaatataggaaattcaacttcaaatacatgttattccagcactttgatatttcgagctgttggaactagaagaaaattacctcagtcagaagtcctcgacgcgacgatcacaaatatataatttgtttcgcgtttagacagcgtttcgaattCAATTCGGACGAAGGAATTTCGAAATCTCGTATCTTCTCTCGAATCCTCGAAAAtagaaatgaagaaagaagaagaaaaagcttATTCTTATTTCCACCgtttcggcgctcgggcggtagaattctcgcgcccgagtgcgagacattctgtccccgagaATTGTTtatgccgcgctcgggcggtcaaaagttaccgctcgggcgcggagtgttctgcccgaacactaACATTTTctaccttggcgctcgggcggtcattttctaccgcccgggcgccacacattctgtacaaaatatttatgtttgtactaaattggcgtccggcctctccgctcgagctcttacaacgtcaattcatattcaatattcattttctcaatttcattgtcataatatacatcaaatgtataatcacatatcaaattcctgaATTATGGATAATcatataagatttacgataataagatacacggtccttacatttctccccctcttaaaagatttcgtcctcgaaatctcaaacatctctatatatataacattggcaaacatacatatgtcaccagttatagtacatatcaaaactaaaatcagtaaaatgatcagaatacatcgaatacaatggaacagatggactagcatcaaataaatgcggatatgattctcgcattttgctttccaattcccacgtcgactcttcaacaccatgccgtgtccattgcactcgaactagaggaatcgatttatttctcagtatcttttcctttcggtccataatgcgaacaggttgttcaacataggaaagagaaggatccagttcaatctcatcaggtgcaagcacatatgatggatctggttcatatttcctaagcatagaaacatgaaacacatcatgaatggcagatagagctggtggcaatgccaatcgatacgcaagatcaccaactcgatccagaatctcgtatggaccaacataacgaggagataatttccctcgcatgccaaatcgaacagtgcctctaaagggagatattttcataaacactctgtcacctttctggaattccaagggtcgccttcgtttgttcgcataactcgtttgacgatcctgagaagctttcatccgctgccgaattaactgaaccttatcattcatttcctgtatcatttcaggttcagtcagttgtctttcaccaatttcatcccagaataatggtGATTTACATcatctcccatatagagcttcaaacggtgtcataccgatactcgtttgaaaactattattataagaaaattcaaccaatggtaaggcatcttgccatccgaaatccatcacaatcgaacgcaacatatcctctaaagtttgaatcgtacgctcagtttgaccatcagtttgaggatgataagtagtactcatagccaaacgcgtacccatcgcttcttggaaattaccccagaatttagaagcaaatctgggatcacgatcagatacaattgagactggcacaccgtgcagtctcactacattctcgatgtataaacgggtcattcgcttataaggataagttcgttcatacggaataaaatgcgcagatttcgaaagccgatcaataatgacccaaatagcatcacagcccttgggcgaacgaggtaaatgagtcacaaaatccatagcgatatgttcccaattccatttcgggatttcaagactatggagcaatccttccggtttcattctctcggcttttacttgctggcagacaagacatttcgaaataaactcagcaatgtccttcttcatacgtttccaccagaattgaggtctcaatgtcaaatacatcttccgacctccagggtgaatactgtatttgctacaatgtgcttctcgaagaagggcagactTCAACTCAGAGTCGTCAGGAACTACCAgtcgaccattaagtcgtaaagaaccatcagacgaaatctgaaatccagactgatgtcctgcagatacaagttctttcgacttttggatctgagcatcgcttcgttgggcctttcttattttcgatatcaagttcggctcaatttgcaatgctgagacagtgacagaattccaattcgagtgaaaagtccaaccagaagtacatatatcttcatgtaccttggcgacacaaacagatgctaaaacagaatcatgaactttcCGACTAATGGCATCCGCaataacattcaccgatccagggtgatattgaatctcacaatcaaagttcttcaagagatccatccacctgcgttgcctcatattcaaatcagattgagaaaagagatattcagactcttatggtccgaatatataacaaacttttctccgtacaaataatggcgccagatcttcgatgcaaacacaatggcggccaattcaagattatgaacaggataacgtgtttcatgatatttcaattgacgagacgcgtaagcaaccactttgccatgttgcatcagaacacagcccaaacttttaccagatgcatctgtacacac from Primulina tabacum isolate GXHZ01 chromosome 3, ASM2559414v2, whole genome shotgun sequence encodes:
- the LOC142538264 gene encoding uncharacterized protein LOC142538264, with translation MRGQGYDGASNMSGAFNGLQALFLKDWPYAYYVHCFAHRLQLALVEAAEKQISIWLFFSDLTIIVNLVTSSSKRNAELQSYQVNEIARSVVADERETGRRANQIGTLHRAGTTRWSSHFYSICSLIDMYDATNNVLENIIIDGTSTSMREEAGGSLIVMKSFDFIFILHLMHKIMGITNLLCCALQQKSLDIISAMDLVSTTKELFLRLRNDGFDILLSYIKSFCTRLDVDIPEMSSHYKHSTRSCKKKDTITVEHHFHYDIFNVAIDFQLEELNSRFSEETVELLILSSALDPKDNFIWFNIDKICTLAEKYYPEDFTEHECII